A portion of the Pararge aegeria chromosome 10, ilParAegt1.1, whole genome shotgun sequence genome contains these proteins:
- the LOC120626889 gene encoding synaptic vesicle glycoprotein 2B-like, whose amino-acid sequence MGCKVAPKEMTPSHRGPESQDSQEVADYETALDAAGYGRFSRSVLGACACAFFTTGVQNCVMSYVLPAARCELKLSTYQAGLINMAFMSGGVASAFFWGIVGDVLGRRNILSMTLLVDSAILLAQSTVTDYRLLLAARSINGFLIGAPSTLVFTYLSDLVGVKRRQFYLDIVGGSFVAAWLILPAIAWLVIPLKLSGDTTLLPIYSWRLYLALGSIPGFVSGIWVLFLPESPRLLSDTNRSDKALKIISYINQCNRGSTAEFKIKKLIQDNIFMSKTVSGEQSRTKALFVGVLKDLKVFVSKMYAMKSSLILFVFFANMAAGFGLNLWIPELLLRMQVKDCTANTTLPQTAKLFNASNIAWQDMPKSYNVHSRGEVERFNASTFVHHGSESCNESIDDSIFTSGLIVGACCVLGNAACALVSSRGAYGVRRAAALCALACALACVCLAACVCACAASTHLAVAAAAALNAASLNGNVLLIRLLLHSLPAKLGGLGVCWGAWWGRAGGVASNLAVGVLLDYSCPAPFISVAALLALSIGAIMMIKLEEVVVVEDNKTEADNAEKNISVERYISTHM is encoded by the exons GATACGGGCGTTTCAGCCGCAGCGTGCTCGGGGCCTGCGCGTGCGCATTCTTTACGACGGGCGTGCAGAACTGCGTGATGTCATATGTGCTGCCGGCGGCGAGATGTGAGCTCAAACTGTCCACTTACCAGGCTGGATTGATCAACATGGCTTTCATGAGCG gtgGTGTAGCGAGTGCCTTCTTCTGGGGCATCGTCGGAGACGTGTTAGGGAGGAGAAACATCCTCAGCATGACGCTGCTGGTGGACTCCGCTATACTCCTGGCGCAGAGCACCGTCACTGATTACCGGCTGCTATTGGCTGCGAGGTCAATCAATGGATTTCTGATTG GTGCCCCATCAACGTTGGTGTTCACTTATCTATCAGATCTGGTCGGAGTCAAGAGGCGTCAGTTTTACCTCGACATAGTGGGCGGAAGTTTTGTGGCAGCATGGCTTATCCTACCGG CAATCGCGTGGCTAGTCATCCCATTAAAGCTGTCCGGTGATACAACACTTCTGCCAATCTACTCCTGGAGATTATATCTGGCTCTGGGCAGCATACCAGGGTTTGTTTCCGGTATTTGGGTGCTCTTCCTCCCCGAGAGTCCCAGATTGCTCTCGGACACCAACCGGAGTGATAAAGCTTTGAAGATTATATCGTACATCAATCAGTGTAATAGAGGGTCCACCGCAGAATTCAAG ATCAAGAAGCTCATTCAAGATAACATTTTCATGTCGAAGACCGTGAGTGGTGAGCAGAGTCGCACCAAAGCGTTGTTTGTGGGAGTGTTGAAAGATCTTAAAGTTTTTGTCTCAAAGATGTACGCTATGAAGTCCAGTTTAATATTGTTTGTCTTCTTCGCTAATATGGCTGC TGGCTTCGGCTTAAATCTCTGGATACCAGAACTCCTCCTGCGCATGCAGGTAAAAGACTGTACAGCCAACACAACTCTACCGCAAACAGCTAAGCTCTTTAACGCTAGTAACATCGCGTGGCAGGATATGCCTAAGAGCTACAATGTCCACTCAAGGGGCGAAGTTGAGAGATTTAATGCATCTACCTTTGTTCATCATGGTAGTGAAAGCTGTAACGAAAGTATTGATGACTCG ATATTTACATCGGGACTTATTGTGGGTGCATGCTGCGTACTAGGCAATGCGGCGTGCGCTCTGGTATCTTCCCGTGGTGCGTACGGCGTGAGACGTGCAGCCGCACTCTGCGCGTTGGCTTGCGCTCTGGCTTGTGTTTGTTTAGCCGCATGCGTTTGCGCTTGTGCGGCATCAACTCATCTTGCCGTTGCGGCTGCCGCAGCTCTTAATGCAGCATCTTTAAATGGAAATGTTCTGCTGATAAGACTGCTGTTGCATTCTTTACCGGCTAAGTTAgg AGGCCTCGGGGTCTGCTGGGGAGCTTGGTGGGGCAGAGCTGGCGGTGTAGCTTCCAACTTGGCTGTTGGTGTTCTCTTAGACTATTCTTGTCCTGCTCCTTTCATATCAGTTGCTGCTTTATTAGCgc TCTCAATCGGTGCCATCATGATGATTAAGCTAGaggaagtagtagtagtagaagacAACAAGACTGAGGCAGACAATGCTGAGAAGAATATAAGCGTAGAGCGATACATCTCTACCCATATGTAG